Proteins encoded in a region of the Nicotiana tomentosiformis chromosome 9, ASM39032v3, whole genome shotgun sequence genome:
- the LOC104092542 gene encoding uncharacterized protein has protein sequence MDCTKEEAIRARGIAEKKMENRDFIGAKKFASKAQELFPNLENIEQMVLVCDVYCSAENKTFGNEKNWYDILKVEPTADDSIIRKQYRRLALLLHPDKNKFPGAADAFTLIGEAQMVLLDRQKRMLYNSRCIPSGRSQVPMQQTSCGQPDIRSHPWVQNKFNVKSEFMNQHGTQSGVPRSQPTFWTVCPFCSVKYKYYKTMLNKLLWCQNCKKSYTGHEVNASDATPGTNRSQPASKKNGTTNRDHVKDSSQYTRMSSATKRSCQKKAADEFIQSELPSEVGQESNGNENSENAYGKMNEGLSGEYKRKNTKRKKISESTENCDSSMSIDSEDDINIEECDHPPGQNSQCLSEQNRRRSTRSRQCVTYRANLSGEEEEEDPSVQNLSEAATPNGENKKLKESFFSEESLSNTAQEVENANARAGVPEKGCGQNFDLPSDLGPSNMTEPETFEYPDPDFSDFEKDREESCFKVGQVWAVYDTLDAMPRFYAVIRKIFSPAFKLHITWLEPDPLDKNETKWQSDGFPASCGMFKLGNSEFAEDHPMFSHLACAKNESSCSNTMKIFPRQGETWAIFKDWEMKWYSPIESKKKYNYEFVEVLSDYADDIGVHVAYLGKVKGFTCLFHRAATKLGEKGQFLIPAKEIFRFSHRVPSFKMTGMERNDVPEGSFELDPASLPIDQLGISVSADLDVEHGNAYNDVSCPRSPAKRVRREAPSLPKSNAWFEDYPFSAMNSEPMAKSDKDISPLDRMERWDEKPQGVLSPADGVEVKLTSEGDTSPVDLKGKSEGNAHPADRRSRINLGNNISLDQRETANCMMYSRMDSVNSAENCVASVANEVPESEFYNFDAERSLEKFQVGQFWAIYGDEDAMPRYYGQIKKIDPFPNFTLHVAWLYACPPPKGIIQWRDKTMPIGCGMFKFKNRKLNTYTETNAFSHQVGPQPMEKKGVYKIFPRTGEVWAVYKNWSAQLKCDKLEDCEYEIVEVVDVTDKYISVKFLIRVNGFKSVYKPQVKEEANVTVKISLAEQLKFSHQIPAFRLTEERGGIVRGFWELDPAAMPVYLLCTD, from the coding sequence ATGGACTGCACCAAAGAAGAGGCGATCAGGGCTAGAGGGATTGCCGAAAAGAAGATGGAAAATAGAGATTTCATTGGAGCTAAAAAGTTTGCATCTAAAGCCCAGGAGCTCTTTCCTAATCTGGAGAACATTGAGCAGATGGTTTTGGTTTGTGATGTGTATTGCTCTGCGGAGAATAAAACTTTTGGAAACGAGAAAAACTGGTACGATATTCTTAAAGTGGAGCCAACGGCTGATGATTCTATTATCAGGAAGCAATACCGCAGGTTAGCTCTCTTGCTACATCCTGATAAGAACAAGTTCCCTGGTGCAGCTGATGCCTTTACGCTGATTGGTGAAGCTCAAATGGTGCTTTTGGATCGACAAAAACGAATGTTGTATAACAGTAGATGCATTCCTTCAGGAAGATCTCAAGTACCAATGCAGCAAACAAGCTGCGGCCAGCCAGATATCAGGTCACATCCTTGGGTACAAAACAAGTTCAATGTCAAATCAGAATTCATGAATCAGCACGGCACTCAATCAGGAGTTCCTAGAAGCCAACCAACTTTTTGGACTGTATGTCCATTCTGTTCTGTTAAGTATAAGTATTATAAGACCATGCTGAATAAGCTTTTGTGGTGTCAAAACTGTAAAAAGTCCTACACAGGTCATGAAGTAAATGCTTCAGATGCAACACCCGGAACCAATAGGAGTCAGCCTGCTTCCAAGAAGAATGGTACAACAAACCGAGATCATGTTAAAGATAGCTCCCAGTACACTCGTATGAGCTCTGCAACCAAGAGAAGTTGTCAGAAGAAGGCTGCTGATGAATTTATACAGTCAGAGCTTCCCTCAGAGGTTGGTCAGGAGTCTAATGGCAACGAAAACTCAGAAAATGCATATGGAAAAATGAACGAGGGCTTATCAGGGGAATATAAAAGGAAAAACACAAAGAGAAAGAAGATATCAGAATCTACTGAAAATTGCGATTCATCAATGAGCATAGATTCTGAAGACGATATAAATATTGAAGAGTGTGATCATCCTCCTGGGCAGAACTCTCAATGTCTCAGTGAGCAGAACCGGCGAAGATCTACTCGGTCTAGACAGTGTGTCACTTACCGTGCGAATCTAAgtggtgaagaagaagaagaagacccTTCGGTTCAGAATTTGTCTGAGGCAGCAACTCCCAATGGggaaaataagaaattaaagGAAAGTTTTTTCTCTGAAGAGAGCTTGTCGAACACAGCGCAGGAAGTTGAGAATGCAAATGCAAGAGCAGGTGTACCTGAAAAAGGCTGTGGACAGAACTTTGATCTTCCCTCAGATCtagggccttcaaatatgactgAGCCAGAAACGTTTGAATATCCAGACCCAGATTTTAGTGATTTTGAAAAGGATAGGGAGGAATCTTGCTTTAAGGTTGGACAAGTATGGGCTGTTTATGATACTCTGGATGCCATGCCGAGATTCTATGCAGTCATCAGGAAGATTTTCTCTCCTGCGTTTAAGTTGCACATTACTTGGTTAGAGCCCGATCCGTTGGATAAAAATGAAACCAAATGGCAATCTGACGGCTTTCCAGCTTCTTGTGGTATGTTCAAACTGGGAAACTCAGAATTCGCTGAAGATCATCCAATGTTCTCACATTTGGCCTGTGCAAAAAATGAAAGCAGCTGTTCCAATACGATGAAGATATTTCCACGGCAAGGTGAAACTTGGGCAATCTTTAAAGATTGGGAGATGAAATGGTATTCTCCTATTGAGAGCAAGAAAAAGTACAATTACGAGTTTGTTGAGGTGCTGTCAGACTATGCTGATGATATTGGTGTTCATGTTGCATACTTGGGTAAAGTAAAAGGCTTCACTTGTCTTTTTCATAGAGCTGCAACAAAACTAGGGGAAAAGGGCCAGTTTCTAATTCCTGCAAAGGAGATATTTAGATTCTCTCATAGAGTTCCTTCGTTTAAGATGACAGGCATGGAGAGGAATGATGTTCCTGAAGGATCCTTCGAACTAGACCCTGCTTCTTTACCCATTGACCAACTAGGCATTTCTGTGTCTGCAGATCTTGACGTCGAGCATGGGAATGCATACAATGATGTATCTTGTCCTAGATCTCCAGCAAAGAGGGTGAGACGAGAGGCACCTTCTTTGCCAAAATCAAACGCATGGTTTGAAGACTATCCGTTTTCTGCAATGAATTCAGAACCGATGGCAAAGTCTGATAAAGATATATCACCTCTAGACAGAATGGAACGATGGGATGAGAAGCCACAGGGCGTTTTATCTCCTGCAGATGGGGTGGAAGTGAAGCTAACATCCGAAGGAGATACATCTCCTGTTGATCTGAAGGGGAAGTCTGAAGGAAATGCACATCCTGCTGATAGACGATCCAGAATTAACTTAGGAAATAATATATCCTTAGACCAAAGAGAGACAGCTAACTGTATGATGTACAGTCGCATGGATTCGGTAAATTCTGCAGAAAACTGTGTTGCATCAGTAGCTAATGAGGTTCCTGAATCCGAATTCTACAACTTTGATGCTGAGAGATCACTGGAGAAGTTTCAAGTTGGTCAATTTTGGGCAATTTACGGTGATGAAGACGCCATGCCGAGGTACTATGGCCAGATAAAGAAGATAGATCCTTTCCCTAATTTTACCTTGCACGTGGCTTGGCTTTATGCCTGTCCACCACCTAAAGGTATAATACAGTGGCGTGATAAAACAATGCCAATTGGTTGTGGAATGTTTAAGTTTAAAAACAGAAAGCTGAACACATATACGGAAACCAATGCTTTTTCGCATCAAGTAGGACCACAACCTATGGAGAAGAAGGGTGTCTACAAGATCTTCCCCAGAACAGGTGAAGTTTGGGCAGTTTATAAAAACTGGAGTGCTCAGCTGAAATGTGACAAACTGGAAGATTGTGAGTATGAAATTGTTGAAGTTGTGGATGTTACTGATAAGTACATATCCGTAAAGTTCTTAATACGGGTAAACGGTTTCAAgtctgtctacaagcctcaagTGAAAGAAGAGGCAAATGTAACTGTGAAAATATCTCTAGCCGAGCAACTCAAGTTCTCTCATCAAATTCCTGCTTTTCGCCTGACAGAAGAGAGAGGTGGCATCGTGCGAGGTTTCTGGGAGCTCGATCCAGCAGCAATGCCTGTTTATTTACTTTGTACAGACTGA